The following are from one region of the Sandaracinus amylolyticus genome:
- a CDS encoding DUF721 domain-containing protein, which yields MASIAELMPRVYPSNEPDELRLVRTIAWWDRHVPPRVSRNARPTKLYRGTLMIHAVTSAWSQEISMLLPGWMQALARAVPGIDPTKVRVKVGPLPPKPPSKPVPPPIAPLALTDLPDQVAASLITIADDQVRDAVARAAAQSLAPRTPRAPTRRTGR from the coding sequence GTGGCGAGCATCGCCGAGCTGATGCCGCGCGTGTACCCGTCGAACGAGCCCGACGAGCTGCGGCTCGTGCGCACGATCGCGTGGTGGGATCGCCACGTGCCCCCGCGTGTGTCGCGCAACGCGCGCCCGACCAAGCTCTATCGCGGAACGCTGATGATCCACGCGGTCACGAGCGCGTGGTCGCAGGAGATCTCGATGCTCCTGCCGGGCTGGATGCAGGCGCTCGCGCGCGCGGTGCCGGGCATCGACCCGACGAAGGTGCGCGTGAAGGTCGGCCCGCTGCCGCCGAAGCCGCCGAGCAAGCCGGTGCCGCCGCCGATCGCGCCGCTCGCGCTGACCGACCTGCCCGATCAGGTCGCGGCGTCGCTGATCACGATCGCCGACGATCAGGTGCGCGATGCCGTCGCGAGGGCCGCGGCGCAGTCGCTCGCACCGCGCACTCCGCGCGCGCCGACGCGGCGCACGGGTCGCTGA